A single window of Poecilia reticulata strain Guanapo linkage group LG10, Guppy_female_1.0+MT, whole genome shotgun sequence DNA harbors:
- the neurog1 gene encoding neurogenin-1, whose amino-acid sequence MDSVFSDTDTSCDLFPHTDDEDSSVRGASPPPDQPQQQKKRRRGRGRSDGSAQVVKKSRRLKANDRERNRMHNLNDALDALRGVLPAFPDETKLTKIETLRFAHNYIWALSETIRIADLQASRGGDPPPLRPAPSPASDGSAGRCWSSGGSSSSSSPAYCASSPGSPAAPDDLLPRDALFGFRSFAMGIY is encoded by the coding sequence ATGGACTCCGTGTTCTCCGACACCGACACCAGCTGCGACCTGTTCCCGCACACAGACGATGAGGACAGCAGCGTGCGCGGCGCGTCCCCGCCGCCCGACCAGccgcagcagcagaagaagcgGCGGCGCGGCCGCGGCCGCAGCGACGGCAGCGCGCAGGTGGTGAAGAAGAGTCGGCGGCTGAAAGCCAACGACCGGGAGCGGAACCGGATGCACAACCTGAACGACGCGCTGGACGCGCTGCGGGGCGTCCTCCCCGCATTCCCAGATGAGACCAAACTCACCAAGATCGAGACTCTGCGCTTTGCGCACAACTACATCTGGGCTCTGTCCGAAACCATACGCATCGCGGACCTGCAGGCGTCCCGCGGCGGGGATCCGCCCCCGCTGCGACCCGCCCCCAGCCCGGCCAGCGACGGCAGCGCCGGCCGCTGCTGGAGCTCCGGCggctcctcgtcctcctcctccccgGCCTACTGCGCCTCCAGCCCGGGCAGCCCCGCCGCGCCGGACGACCTGCTGCCGCGGGACGCGCTGTTCGGCTTCCGTAGCTTCGCTATGGGCATCTACTGA